The following proteins come from a genomic window of Bos mutus isolate GX-2022 chromosome 23, NWIPB_WYAK_1.1, whole genome shotgun sequence:
- the ZSCAN26 gene encoding zinc finger and SCAN domain-containing protein 26 has translation MAIAWGTVPSLAPVNLKKEGLQVVKEDHLSAREQGVKLQGNGTGFRQEPLCKRFRQLRYEETTGPREALSRLRELCRQWLQPETHTKEQILELLVLEQFLTILPEELQARLREHHLESGEDAVVFLEDLQLELGGTGQQEDPNQAKKQEVLMEETAPGKATPERQVQPEGDVPQPEREKGEAKRIENGKLVVETDSCGRVESSGKPFEPMEVHYKDSNLDRQQAEPKEKTDCKCSEYGQAFFQHSDLIKHESSHRKEKLCEAEVCQSLSLPGHQKICSREKGHQCHECGKAFQRSSHLVRHQKIHLGEKPYQCKECGKVFSQNAGLLEHLRIHTGEKPYLCIHCGKNFRRSSHLNRHQRIHSQEEPCQCKECGKTFSQALLLTHHQRIHSHSRSHQCNECGKTFSLTSDLIRHHRIHTGEKPFKCTICQKAFRLNSHLAQHVRIHNEEKPYKCNECGEAFRQRSGLFQHQRYHHKNRLA, from the exons ATGGCGATAGCATGGGGAACCGTTCCTTCCCTGGCTCCTGTGAACCTGAAGAAGGAGGGGCTTCAGGTGGTAAAGGAGGATCACCTCTCTGCTCGGGAACAGGGAGTCAAGCTGCAGGGAAACGGCACAGGCTTCCGGCAGGAGCCCCTGTGTAAGCGGTTCAGGCAGTTGCGCTATGAAGAGACCACAGGACCTCGAGAGGCCCTGAGCCGGCTCCGGGAACTCTGCCGACAATGGCTACAGCCTGAGACCCACACCAAGGAGCAGATCCTGGAGCTGCTGGTGCTGGAGCAGTTCCTGACCATCCTGCCTGAGGAGCTCCAGGCCCGGTTGCGGGAGCATCACCTGGAGAGCGGGGAAGATGCGGTGGTTTTCCTGGAGGATTTGCAGCTGGAGCTGGGAGGAACAGGACAACAGGAG GACCCAAACCAGGCAAAGAAACAGGAAGTGCTCATGGAGGAGACAGCCCCTGGAAAAGCCACGCCAGAGCGGCAGGTCCAACCTGAAGGTGACGTTCCACAGCCCGAGAGAGAGAAGG GGGAGGCGAAAAGGATTGAGAATGGGAAGCTGGTTGTAGAGACAGACTCCTGTGGAAGAGTGGAATCATCTGGGAAACCATTTGAACCCATGGAGGTTCATTACAAGGACTCTAACTTGGATAGGCAGCAGGCTGAGCCCAAGGAGAAGACTGACTGTAAATGCTCAGAATATGGGCAGGCATTCTTCCAGCACTCAGACCTGATTAAGCATGAAAGTtcacacaggaaagaaaaactcTGTGAAGCTGAAGTGTGTCAGAGTTTGAGTCTTCCTGGACATCAGAAAATATGCTCTAGAGAAAAAGGTCATCAGTGTcatgaatgtgggaaagcctttcaGAGAAGTTCACACCTTGTCAGACATCAGAAAATCCATCTTGGTGAGAAGCCTTATCAGTGCAAGGAGTGTGGAAAAGTCTTTAGCCAGAACGCAGGCCTTTTGGAACATCTCAGAatccatactggagagaaaccttatctATGTATCCACTGTGGAAAGAACTTTCGGCGCAGCTCCCACCTTAATCGACACCAGAGAATTCACAGTCAGGAGGAGCCCTGTCAGTGCAAAGAGTGTGGAAAAACCTTTAGTCAGGCCCTTCTCCTCACCCACCATCAGAGAATCCACAGCCACTCCAGAAGCCACCAGTGTAATGAGTGTGGGAAAACCTTCAGTTTGACATCAGACCTTATTCGACACCACAGgattcacactggagaaaaaccTTTCAAGTGTACTATTTGCCAGAAAGCCTTCCGATTAAACTCCCATCTCGCTCAGCATGTGAGAATCCACAACGAGGAAAAACCCTATAAGTGTAATGAATGTGGAGAA